One window from the genome of Streptomyces sp. NBC_00708 encodes:
- a CDS encoding DUF5107 domain-containing protein, translating into MATTVRRAVLTLPAAATGPQNPLPALRPLDETHVIDDRDRSGLPRDMARQLGHAPLSTVLPVRLLDGYGRERVTMDLDAIVIENDHLRATVLPGLGGRIHSLVHKPSGRDLVYANPVLQPADFALNGAWFSGGIEWNIGATGHTTLSCAPVHAALVPAPDGGDMVRLWEWERLRDLPFQVDLWLPADSAFLHVGVRIRNPHEQPAPVYWWSNIAVPEDARTRVIAPADEAWHFGYERTLTRVPVPRSGGTDRTYPLRSEYPADYFYEVPDGTRRWIASLDEHGHGLVQTSTDLLRGRKLFLWGSGSGGRRWQEWLTEPGTGGYAEIQAGLARTQLEHVPLEPGAEFSWLESYGPLAADPATVHGDDWAAARAETERCLADALPRADVEAAHTAWRAHADTEPGERLATGSGWGALEVRRGRYELPGTPFTDDTLGEEQAPWLELLDQGTFPGLAGAVPPGPTLVSWHWRDMLETAPAEPLTEYHLGIAQWHADDRAQAVRSWERGLGRAASRWPLLRCLAVAARVSGQRELAAEYYAEAFDGLCAERSAGDETWTAATAALGREAIEALLAAGRTEAARTVWAGLPPEIHERGRFRLLDARLLIAEGRTDAAKAVFDAGFEVADLREGAEILEEVWNRITDEPLPDRYNYRMRPRV; encoded by the coding sequence TTGGCCACCACCGTACGACGTGCCGTACTGACCCTGCCCGCCGCGGCGACGGGGCCGCAGAACCCGCTGCCCGCACTGCGGCCACTGGACGAGACGCACGTCATCGACGACCGGGACCGGTCGGGACTTCCGCGCGACATGGCCCGGCAGCTGGGCCACGCCCCGCTGTCGACCGTTCTGCCCGTCCGCCTCCTCGACGGCTACGGGCGCGAGCGCGTCACCATGGACCTCGACGCGATCGTCATCGAGAACGACCATCTGCGCGCCACCGTGCTGCCCGGCCTCGGCGGCCGTATCCACTCCCTCGTCCACAAGCCGTCCGGCCGCGACCTCGTCTACGCCAACCCGGTGCTCCAGCCCGCCGACTTCGCGCTCAACGGCGCCTGGTTCTCCGGCGGCATCGAGTGGAACATCGGCGCGACCGGCCACACCACCCTCTCCTGCGCCCCGGTGCACGCGGCCCTCGTCCCGGCGCCCGACGGCGGTGACATGGTCCGGCTCTGGGAGTGGGAAAGGCTGCGCGACCTGCCGTTCCAGGTCGATCTGTGGCTGCCCGCCGACTCCGCGTTCCTGCACGTCGGCGTACGGATACGCAATCCGCACGAGCAGCCCGCGCCCGTCTACTGGTGGTCCAACATCGCCGTCCCCGAGGACGCGCGCACCCGGGTGATCGCACCCGCCGACGAGGCCTGGCACTTCGGGTACGAGCGGACGCTGACCCGCGTCCCGGTCCCCCGGAGCGGCGGCACCGACCGCACCTACCCACTGCGCAGCGAGTACCCCGCCGACTACTTCTACGAGGTGCCCGACGGCACCCGCCGCTGGATCGCCTCCCTGGACGAGCACGGCCACGGACTCGTCCAGACCTCCACCGACCTGCTGCGCGGTCGCAAGCTGTTCCTCTGGGGCAGCGGGTCCGGCGGGCGGCGCTGGCAGGAATGGCTCACCGAACCCGGCACCGGCGGCTACGCGGAGATCCAGGCGGGACTGGCCCGCACCCAGCTGGAGCACGTACCGCTGGAGCCGGGGGCCGAGTTCAGCTGGCTGGAGTCCTACGGTCCGCTCGCGGCCGACCCCGCCACCGTGCACGGCGACGACTGGGCGGCGGCCCGCGCCGAGACGGAGCGGTGCCTCGCGGACGCCCTGCCGCGCGCCGACGTGGAGGCCGCCCACACCGCCTGGCGCGCCCACGCCGACACCGAACCGGGCGAACGCCTCGCCACCGGCTCCGGCTGGGGCGCCCTGGAGGTGCGGCGCGGGCGGTACGAGCTGCCGGGCACACCGTTCACCGACGACACCCTGGGCGAGGAGCAGGCGCCCTGGCTGGAACTGCTGGACCAGGGCACGTTCCCCGGCCTCGCGGGGGCGGTCCCGCCCGGACCCACGCTGGTCTCCTGGCACTGGCGCGACATGCTGGAGACGGCCCCCGCCGAACCGCTCACCGAGTACCACCTCGGCATCGCGCAGTGGCACGCCGACGACCGCGCCCAGGCGGTGCGCAGCTGGGAACGCGGCCTGGGCAGGGCCGCCTCCCGCTGGCCGCTGCTGCGCTGCCTGGCCGTCGCCGCCCGGGTGAGCGGCCAGCGCGAACTGGCCGCCGAGTACTACGCGGAGGCGTTCGACGGGCTGTGCGCCGAGCGGAGCGCCGGCGACGAGACGTGGACCGCCGCCACGGCCGCGCTGGGCCGGGAAGCGATCGAGGCGCTGCTCGCGGCGGGGCGGACCGAGGCCGCCCGTACGGTGTGGGCGGGGCTGCCGCCGGAGATCCACGAGCGGGGCCGGTTCCGGTTGCTGGACGCCCGGTTGCTGATCGCGGAGGGCCGGACCGACGCCGCGAAGGCCGTGTTCGACGCGGGCTTCGAGGTCGCCGACCTGCGCGAAGGGGCGGAGATCCTGGAGGAGGTGTGGAACCGGATCACCGACGAACCGCTGCCGGACCGGTACAACTACCGGATGCGCCCCCGCGTCTGA
- a CDS encoding glycoside hydrolase family 2 protein has product MKDITPLTEGWNLRYDQALLPAEVPGCVHTDLLAAGVIPDPFLDRNETEVAWIGRRAWTYLTEVSHESAHERTDLVFEGLDTAARITFDGRELGTTRNMHRTHRFDATGLTGRLEVRFTSAYDEAEAVRALTGDRPNVYPEPFQYIRKMACGFGWDWGPTLVTAGIWRPVRLEHWSTARLASVRPLVTVDDGRGSVEVRIRVERTESGATAALRARATVAGQEAEAVFEGDEAVLRLTVDAPRLWWPRGYGDQPLHDLDVTLLDHAGPLDTWHRRIGFRTVELDRTPDEHGTGFTLVVNGERVFARGVNWIPDDVFPSRITPERYRTRLRQAADANVDLVRIWGGGIYEDEAFYDACDELGLMVWQDFLFACAAYPEEQPLRGEVEAEARDNVVRLMPHASLVLWNGNNENLWGFRDWDWEPGLAGDSWGEGYYLGVLPRIVAELDPTRAYSAGSPWSGSWDHHPNDPDHGTYHSWEVWNRQDYAEYRANVPRFVSEFGWQAPPAMATLRRALPGEDLAPDSPGMLHHQKAEDGNGKLDRGVARHFAPPVGDFDRWHYLTQVVQARAVAAGIEHWRSHWPVCAGTVVWQLNDCWPVSSWAAVDGDGRLKPLHHELRRVYADRLLTLQPAGEGDEGPVLAVINQSATPWHTEVTLRRVEAGGAVTGHGVQEVTVAARSAVRLPVPAGLAPDGGTTTEFLVADADGLRATWFPVPDKEFGYERPAFDVSVEPVPDGGGNVHVVVNAHTLVRDLLLQADRLGPAATADRGLVTLLAGEQVRIRVDGCGDVTADDARAALFCVGTK; this is encoded by the coding sequence ATGAAGGACATCACCCCGCTCACCGAAGGCTGGAACCTGCGCTACGACCAAGCGCTGCTCCCCGCCGAGGTCCCCGGCTGTGTCCACACCGACCTGCTCGCCGCGGGCGTCATCCCGGACCCGTTCCTCGACCGGAACGAGACCGAGGTGGCCTGGATCGGCCGCCGCGCGTGGACGTATCTCACCGAGGTCTCCCACGAGAGCGCGCACGAGCGCACCGACCTCGTCTTCGAAGGCCTGGACACCGCCGCGCGGATCACGTTCGACGGCCGGGAACTCGGAACCACCCGGAACATGCACCGCACCCACCGGTTCGACGCCACCGGGCTGACCGGCCGGCTGGAGGTGCGCTTCACCTCCGCCTACGACGAGGCCGAGGCGGTCCGCGCCCTCACCGGTGACCGGCCCAACGTCTATCCCGAACCCTTCCAGTACATCCGCAAGATGGCGTGCGGCTTCGGCTGGGACTGGGGGCCGACGCTCGTCACCGCCGGTATCTGGCGCCCCGTACGCCTGGAGCACTGGTCGACCGCCCGCCTCGCCTCCGTCCGCCCCCTCGTCACCGTCGACGACGGCCGGGGAAGCGTCGAGGTGCGGATCCGGGTGGAGCGCACGGAGTCCGGGGCGACGGCCGCCCTCCGGGCGCGGGCCACCGTGGCCGGCCAGGAGGCGGAGGCCGTCTTCGAGGGCGACGAAGCCGTGCTGCGGCTGACCGTGGACGCCCCCCGGCTCTGGTGGCCGCGCGGATACGGGGACCAGCCCCTCCACGACCTCGACGTCACCCTGCTCGACCACGCCGGTCCGCTCGACACCTGGCACCGCCGCATCGGCTTCCGCACCGTCGAACTGGACCGCACCCCCGACGAGCACGGCACGGGCTTCACCCTCGTCGTCAACGGCGAGCGCGTCTTCGCCCGGGGCGTCAACTGGATCCCCGACGACGTCTTCCCCTCGCGCATCACCCCCGAGCGCTACCGCACCCGGCTGCGCCAGGCGGCCGACGCCAACGTCGACCTCGTTCGCATATGGGGCGGCGGCATCTACGAGGACGAGGCGTTCTACGACGCGTGCGACGAGCTGGGACTGATGGTCTGGCAGGACTTCCTCTTCGCCTGCGCCGCGTACCCCGAGGAGCAGCCCCTGCGCGGCGAGGTCGAGGCCGAAGCCCGCGACAACGTTGTCCGGCTCATGCCGCACGCCAGTCTGGTCCTCTGGAACGGCAACAACGAGAACCTCTGGGGCTTCCGCGACTGGGACTGGGAGCCCGGCCTCGCCGGTGACTCCTGGGGCGAGGGCTACTACCTCGGCGTGCTGCCCCGCATCGTCGCCGAACTCGACCCCACCCGCGCCTACAGCGCGGGCAGCCCCTGGTCCGGATCGTGGGACCACCACCCCAACGACCCGGACCACGGCACCTATCACTCCTGGGAGGTGTGGAACCGCCAGGACTACGCGGAGTACCGCGCGAACGTCCCCCGGTTCGTCTCCGAGTTCGGCTGGCAGGCACCGCCCGCGATGGCCACGCTCCGGCGCGCCCTGCCCGGCGAGGACCTGGCCCCCGACTCGCCCGGCATGCTCCACCACCAGAAGGCCGAGGACGGCAACGGCAAGCTCGACCGCGGCGTCGCCCGCCACTTCGCCCCGCCCGTCGGCGACTTCGACCGCTGGCACTACCTGACGCAGGTCGTCCAGGCCCGCGCCGTCGCCGCCGGCATCGAGCACTGGCGCTCCCACTGGCCGGTCTGCGCGGGCACCGTCGTCTGGCAGCTGAACGACTGCTGGCCGGTCAGTTCCTGGGCCGCCGTCGACGGGGACGGCCGCCTCAAGCCGCTCCACCACGAGCTGCGGCGGGTGTACGCGGACCGGCTGCTGACCCTGCAGCCCGCGGGCGAGGGCGACGAGGGACCCGTGCTCGCCGTGATCAACCAGTCCGCGACGCCCTGGCACACCGAGGTGACCCTGCGCCGCGTCGAGGCCGGCGGGGCCGTCACCGGCCACGGCGTGCAGGAGGTGACGGTCGCCGCCCGCTCCGCCGTACGTCTCCCGGTGCCCGCCGGGCTCGCGCCGGACGGGGGCACCACCACGGAGTTCCTGGTCGCCGACGCGGACGGGCTGCGGGCGACCTGGTTCCCGGTCCCCGACAAGGAGTTCGGCTACGAGCGGCCGGCCTTCGACGTGAGCGTGGAACCCGTCCCGGACGGCGGTGGTAACGTCCACGTGGTGGTCAACGCGCACACCCTCGTCAGGGACCTCCTCCTCCAGGCAGACCGGCTCGGCCCCGCGGCCACGGCCGACCGGGGTCTCGTCACCCTGCTGGCCGGCGAGCAGGTCCGCATCCGGGTCGACGGCTGCGGCGACGTGACCGCCGACGACGCGCGAGCCGCCCTGTTCTGCGTAGGTACGAAGTGA
- a CDS encoding DUF6204 family protein: MSTQHTYRVIVRGTFQDLTDAARGRLLAEVEEHGLAAMQFTEEGSLTYDRVLKHFSFRYVVVSDAGDGEEMASVIAEDRALTALREAGYGHGELRSTATDMDTMKINRKRR; this comes from the coding sequence ATGAGCACGCAGCACACGTACCGGGTGATCGTGCGCGGCACGTTCCAGGATCTGACGGACGCGGCGCGCGGGCGGCTGCTGGCCGAGGTGGAGGAGCACGGCCTCGCCGCGATGCAGTTCACCGAGGAGGGGTCGCTCACCTACGACCGGGTCCTCAAGCACTTCAGCTTCCGCTACGTGGTCGTCTCGGACGCCGGGGACGGCGAGGAGATGGCGTCCGTGATCGCCGAGGACCGGGCGCTGACGGCGCTGCGCGAGGCGGGTTACGGCCACGGCGAACTGCGGTCCACGGCGACGGACATGGACACGATGAAGATCAACCGCAAGCGCCGCTGA
- a CDS encoding phosphatase PAP2 family protein, producing the protein MSSASNVSVPSRIAGLRDRFHRRDVAVFQNLAQRHWPAAGPVLPRLSRSANHGLLWVGAAAGMAAFGGSARARRAALRGIASLAVASAAINTVGKGAVRRQRPILDAVPVIRQLKRQPVTTSFPSGHAASAAAFATGVALESKGWGAVVAPIALSVAASRVYTGVHYPSDVVAGVALGVGAAFALRGVIPTRNQLPAPGRPPADAPVLPDGEGLVVVVNQRSGTATATASLVRDALPQAEIIECSPGLLSDELEKAAGRGRALGVCGGDGTVNQAAAVAAVHGLPLAVFPGGTLNHFAYDLGIETVADVSSALAAGSAVRVDLGRFRPGPDGPGGAHGYFLNAFSLGVYPELVRMREHWSPRIGGWPAGVLAALRVLRGERPLEAELQGRRRPLWLLFVGNGLFQRVGPAPGRRHNLADGLLDVRVVHGGRTPALRLLAAAVAGPLTRSPMHAAVRRQRVRISGLKPGTPYAYDGEVARSGSELMIDKLPEALTVYCPRPV; encoded by the coding sequence ATGTCGTCAGCGAGCAATGTTTCCGTCCCGTCCCGGATCGCCGGGCTGCGCGACCGGTTCCACCGGCGCGATGTCGCCGTGTTCCAGAATCTGGCCCAGCGGCACTGGCCCGCCGCGGGTCCGGTGCTGCCCCGGCTGAGCCGCAGCGCCAACCACGGGCTCCTGTGGGTCGGCGCGGCGGCCGGTATGGCCGCTTTCGGGGGCAGTGCGCGGGCCCGGCGGGCCGCGCTGAGGGGTATCGCCTCGCTCGCGGTGGCCTCGGCCGCGATCAACACGGTGGGCAAGGGGGCGGTCCGCAGGCAGCGGCCGATCCTGGACGCCGTGCCGGTGATACGGCAGCTGAAGCGGCAGCCGGTGACCACGTCGTTCCCCTCGGGGCACGCGGCGTCGGCCGCCGCGTTCGCCACCGGGGTGGCGCTGGAGTCGAAGGGCTGGGGGGCCGTCGTCGCACCCATCGCGCTGTCCGTCGCGGCGTCCCGCGTCTACACCGGGGTGCACTACCCGAGCGATGTGGTGGCCGGCGTGGCCCTGGGCGTGGGGGCGGCGTTCGCCCTGCGCGGCGTGATACCGACGAGGAACCAGCTGCCCGCACCGGGCAGACCTCCGGCCGACGCACCCGTCCTGCCCGACGGGGAGGGCCTGGTGGTCGTCGTCAACCAACGGTCGGGGACGGCGACGGCGACGGCCTCGCTGGTGCGGGACGCGCTGCCGCAGGCGGAGATCATCGAGTGCTCGCCCGGCCTGCTCTCCGACGAGCTGGAGAAGGCGGCGGGCCGGGGCCGGGCTCTCGGCGTGTGCGGCGGGGACGGCACGGTCAACCAGGCGGCGGCCGTGGCGGCGGTGCACGGGCTGCCGCTCGCGGTGTTCCCCGGCGGCACCCTCAACCACTTCGCGTACGACCTGGGCATCGAGACCGTCGCCGATGTGTCCTCCGCGCTCGCCGCCGGAAGCGCGGTGCGGGTGGACCTCGGCCGCTTCCGGCCGGGCCCGGACGGGCCGGGCGGCGCGCACGGGTACTTCCTGAACGCCTTCAGCCTGGGCGTGTATCCGGAGCTCGTGCGGATGCGGGAGCACTGGTCGCCCCGGATCGGCGGCTGGCCCGCCGGAGTCCTGGCGGCCCTGCGCGTACTGCGGGGCGAGCGCCCGCTGGAGGCCGAACTCCAGGGCAGGCGCCGCCCGTTGTGGCTGCTGTTCGTCGGCAACGGCCTGTTCCAGCGGGTCGGTCCGGCCCCGGGCCGCCGGCACAACCTCGCGGACGGACTGCTGGACGTACGGGTCGTGCACGGCGGCCGGACCCCTGCCCTGCGACTGCTGGCGGCGGCGGTCGCGGGCCCGCTGACCCGCTCCCCCATGCACGCGGCGGTGCGCCGGCAGCGGGTGCGGATCTCCGGACTGAAGCCCGGGACGCCGTACGCGTACGACGGCGAAGTGGCCCGCAGCGGCAGCGAGCTGATGATCGACAAGCTGCCGGAGGCGCTGACGGTGTACTGCCCGAGGCCGGTGTAG
- a CDS encoding VOC family protein: protein MEILGTTLRICVDDLEAAVAFYEELTGAPALRFERGGVSVAAISCFLLMSGPESELEILRKVTATIAVKDVGEAHEALTRVGARVIAGPVPTPVGRNLIAVHPDGSVFEYVDRNAPV, encoded by the coding sequence ATGGAGATCCTGGGAACCACGCTGCGTATCTGCGTCGACGACCTGGAGGCCGCGGTGGCCTTCTACGAGGAGCTCACGGGCGCTCCCGCACTCCGCTTCGAGCGCGGCGGGGTGTCCGTCGCCGCGATCAGCTGTTTCCTGCTGATGAGCGGCCCCGAATCGGAGCTGGAGATCCTGCGCAAGGTCACCGCGACCATCGCTGTGAAGGACGTCGGCGAGGCCCATGAGGCCCTGACCCGGGTCGGCGCCCGCGTCATCGCGGGCCCCGTCCCGACCCCGGTGGGCCGCAACCTGATCGCCGTGCACCCGGACGGCTCGGTCTTCGAGTACGTCGACCGCAACGCGCCCGTCTAG
- a CDS encoding methyltransferase domain-containing protein, with protein sequence MPKETAVYTHGHHESVLRSHRWRTAANSAAYLIGELRPGLSVLDVGCGPGTITADLAALVAPGRVTGLDTTDEILAQAAEAAAERGLENVEFAVADVHALDYPDDSFDVVHAHQVLQHVGDPVQALREMRRVCRPGGIVAARDSDYAAMTWFPESPGLDRWQELYGRVARANGGEPDAGRRLLSWARRAGFTDITPTAGSWCYATPESRAWWSGLWADRTVASAYANRAVDGGHATAGELAEIAEAWRAWGEEGDGWFMVPHGEVLCRA encoded by the coding sequence ATGCCGAAGGAGACCGCCGTCTACACCCACGGCCACCACGAGTCGGTGCTGCGCTCGCACCGGTGGCGCACCGCCGCCAACTCCGCGGCCTACCTCATCGGCGAACTGCGGCCGGGCCTGTCCGTGCTGGACGTCGGCTGCGGGCCCGGCACCATCACCGCCGACCTGGCCGCGCTGGTCGCCCCGGGCCGGGTGACGGGCCTGGACACCACTGACGAGATCCTGGCCCAGGCGGCCGAGGCCGCCGCCGAACGCGGCCTGGAAAACGTGGAGTTCGCCGTCGCGGACGTCCACGCCCTGGACTACCCGGACGACTCCTTCGACGTGGTCCACGCCCATCAGGTCCTCCAGCACGTGGGCGACCCGGTGCAGGCGCTGCGCGAGATGCGCCGGGTGTGCCGCCCCGGGGGCATCGTCGCGGCGCGCGACAGCGACTACGCGGCGATGACCTGGTTCCCCGAGTCGCCGGGCCTGGACCGCTGGCAGGAGCTGTACGGCCGCGTCGCCCGCGCCAACGGCGGCGAACCGGACGCCGGGCGCCGGCTGCTGTCCTGGGCCCGGCGGGCCGGGTTCACCGACATCACGCCCACAGCCGGTTCCTGGTGCTACGCCACCCCGGAGAGCCGTGCGTGGTGGAGCGGCCTGTGGGCGGACCGTACCGTCGCCTCCGCGTACGCGAACCGCGCGGTGGACGGCGGGCACGCCACGGCCGGGGAGCTGGCGGAAATCGCGGAGGCGTGGCGTGCCTGGGGCGAGGAGGGCGACGGCTGGTTCATGGTCCCGCACGGCGAGGTGCTCTGCCGCGCCTGA
- a CDS encoding ATP-binding protein produces the protein MIIWINGAFGSGKTTLVTELHRRLPDALLFDPEDVGFVLRGIVEVPEGDFQNIPLWRTQVASLAQGLVEEYGRPVLAPMTLVRRDYADEIFGALEKAAVPVHHFFLDVPAAVLEHRLDHRVVAPGDPERDEAARRWTKERIPECVAAVAALREDTVVLDGELPTDELAGLVLERTGLAQGPVVELPSATRRLA, from the coding sequence ATGATCATCTGGATCAACGGGGCCTTCGGCAGCGGCAAGACCACCCTGGTCACCGAACTGCACCGCAGACTGCCGGACGCCCTGCTCTTCGACCCGGAGGACGTCGGCTTCGTACTGCGCGGGATCGTCGAGGTGCCGGAGGGCGACTTCCAGAACATCCCGCTGTGGCGCACGCAGGTGGCGTCCCTGGCCCAGGGGCTCGTGGAGGAGTACGGCCGGCCGGTCCTGGCGCCCATGACCCTGGTCCGCCGGGACTACGCCGACGAGATCTTCGGCGCCCTGGAGAAGGCGGCCGTGCCGGTGCACCACTTCTTTCTCGATGTGCCGGCCGCGGTGCTCGAACACCGCCTGGACCACCGGGTGGTGGCGCCCGGCGACCCGGAGCGCGACGAGGCGGCACGGCGCTGGACGAAGGAGCGGATCCCCGAGTGCGTGGCGGCGGTGGCCGCCCTGCGCGAGGACACGGTGGTGCTGGACGGTGAACTGCCCACCGACGAGCTGGCCGGCCTGGTCCTGGAGCGGACCGGCCTGGCCCAGGGGCCTGTCGTCGAACTCCCCTCTGCCACGCGACGCCTGGCCTAG
- a CDS encoding LacI family transcriptional regulator has protein sequence MTAPARVTIKDVAARAGVSKGAVSLAFNGKPGVSDATRERIFEAARVLGWAPNQTARSLSGRRVDIVGLVLCRPARLLGLEPFYMDFISGIEGVLAERSCSLLLRLVRDVDEEIELYRTWWRSQTIAGAVLVDFRVDDPRVPALESIGLPAVAVGHPSLTGAFPAVWTDDATATAEAVRYLAALGHRRLARVGGPAGFGHSAIRTRAFDATVRELGLEQGTQIATGFDEREGARATRSLLLAKNRPTAIVYDNDIMAVAGAGVAAEMGFVVPDDVSLLAWDDSQLCRITHPTLSAMSHDIHHFGAEVARTLFSLLEGTDTGPLQVPTPSLTPRGSTAPAPQ, from the coding sequence GTGACCGCTCCGGCCCGCGTCACCATCAAGGACGTCGCCGCACGGGCCGGCGTGTCCAAGGGCGCCGTCTCGCTCGCCTTCAACGGCAAACCGGGTGTCTCCGACGCGACCAGGGAGCGCATCTTCGAGGCCGCCCGGGTGCTGGGCTGGGCACCGAACCAGACGGCGCGCAGCCTCTCCGGCCGACGCGTCGACATCGTCGGCCTCGTCCTGTGCCGCCCGGCGCGCCTGCTCGGCCTGGAGCCCTTCTACATGGACTTCATCTCGGGCATCGAGGGCGTCCTGGCCGAGCGGTCCTGCTCCCTGCTGCTGCGGCTGGTCCGTGATGTGGACGAGGAGATCGAGCTCTACCGGACGTGGTGGCGCAGCCAGACCATCGCGGGTGCCGTTCTCGTCGACTTCCGGGTGGACGATCCGCGGGTGCCGGCGCTGGAATCCATCGGGCTGCCCGCGGTTGCCGTCGGCCATCCGTCCCTGACGGGCGCCTTCCCCGCGGTGTGGACCGACGACGCCACGGCGACGGCGGAGGCCGTCCGCTATCTGGCCGCCCTCGGCCACCGGCGCCTGGCGCGGGTCGGCGGCCCGGCCGGTTTCGGCCACAGCGCGATCAGGACCCGGGCCTTCGACGCCACGGTGCGTGAACTCGGCCTGGAGCAGGGGACCCAGATCGCGACCGGCTTCGACGAACGGGAAGGGGCACGCGCGACGCGCTCCCTGCTCCTGGCGAAGAACCGGCCGACCGCGATCGTCTACGACAACGACATCATGGCGGTGGCCGGCGCCGGCGTCGCCGCCGAGATGGGGTTCGTGGTCCCGGACGACGTCTCGCTGCTCGCGTGGGACGACTCCCAGCTGTGCCGGATCACCCATCCCACCCTCTCCGCGATGAGCCACGACATCCACCACTTCGGCGCCGAGGTGGCCCGCACCCTGTTCTCCCTGCTGGAGGGCACCGACACCGGCCCCCTCCAGGTGCCGACCCCCTCGCTCACCCCGCGGGGCTCCACGGCACCCGCGCCCCAGTAG
- a CDS encoding ABC transporter substrate-binding protein has translation MGKTRTLTGAFLTIATLTVTGCSGSGAPSAETASAPADASTASGTITVLTQRTDLIKSGAMKAYAAEFNKVYPKIEVKFEGLTDYEGEVKIRMNTDKYGDVLMIPGAVAKNDYPKFFAPLGSSIEMSDKYRFSDKSEVNGKTYGIAQFGTANGFVYNKALWKRAGVTAWPRTPEEFIADLRAIKSKTGSTPYYTNFKDGWPLVQWSANIGSVTCSEEANNKLAGPVSPWKSGSELAVIDSLLFDIVKDGLSEKDPSTTNWEASKSKLAKGEIGSMMVGSWAISQMRDAAEKAGKNPDDIGYMPVPVQREEGQCATLVSDYQQAVNIHSDHKEAARAWIDWFTDKSGYSAKEGAVPTLKSAPMPDTLKEFVDNDVTFVERSESKTGAVNDIDKAAEIGLNTPDYRQKLVDIARGAQKGTAESYFAELNKKWDEAAKTIGS, from the coding sequence ATGGGGAAGACCAGGACACTCACAGGTGCGTTCCTGACCATCGCGACACTGACCGTCACGGGCTGCAGCGGCAGCGGTGCGCCGTCGGCCGAGACGGCCTCCGCGCCCGCCGACGCGAGCACGGCGAGCGGCACCATCACGGTCCTGACACAGCGGACGGACCTGATCAAGAGCGGGGCCATGAAGGCCTACGCGGCGGAGTTCAACAAGGTCTACCCCAAGATCGAGGTGAAGTTCGAGGGCCTCACCGACTACGAGGGTGAGGTCAAGATCCGAATGAACACGGACAAGTACGGCGACGTCCTCATGATCCCGGGGGCGGTGGCCAAGAACGACTACCCCAAGTTCTTCGCGCCGCTCGGCTCGTCCATCGAGATGTCGGACAAGTACCGCTTCAGCGACAAGTCGGAGGTCAACGGCAAGACCTACGGCATCGCCCAGTTCGGCACCGCCAACGGCTTCGTCTACAACAAGGCCCTCTGGAAGAGGGCCGGCGTCACCGCCTGGCCGCGCACCCCGGAGGAGTTCATCGCCGACCTGCGGGCCATCAAGTCGAAGACCGGATCGACCCCGTACTACACCAACTTCAAGGACGGCTGGCCGCTGGTGCAGTGGTCCGCCAACATCGGCTCCGTCACCTGCAGCGAGGAGGCGAACAACAAGCTGGCCGGCCCCGTCTCGCCATGGAAGTCCGGCAGCGAACTCGCCGTGATCGACAGCCTGCTCTTCGACATCGTCAAGGACGGCCTCTCCGAGAAGGACCCCAGCACCACCAACTGGGAGGCGTCCAAGAGCAAGCTCGCCAAGGGTGAGATCGGCTCCATGATGGTCGGCTCCTGGGCGATCAGCCAGATGCGGGACGCCGCCGAGAAGGCCGGGAAGAACCCCGACGACATCGGCTACATGCCGGTCCCCGTCCAGCGCGAGGAGGGGCAGTGCGCCACCCTCGTGTCGGACTACCAGCAGGCCGTCAACATCCACTCGGACCACAAGGAAGCGGCGCGGGCCTGGATCGACTGGTTCACGGACAAGTCCGGCTACTCCGCCAAGGAGGGCGCCGTGCCCACCCTGAAGTCGGCCCCCATGCCCGACACGCTGAAGGAGTTCGTTGACAACGATGTCACATTCGTCGAGCGCTCGGAGAGCAAGACGGGTGCGGTGAACGACATCGACAAGGCCGCGGAGATCGGTCTCAACACGCCCGACTACCGCCAGAAGCTGGTCGACATCGCCCGGGGCGCGCAGAAGGGCACCGCCGAGAGTTACTTCGCCGAGCTCAACAAGAAGTGGGACGAGGCCGCGAAGACCATCGGCTCCTGA